One segment of Marvinbryantia formatexigens DSM 14469 DNA contains the following:
- a CDS encoding recombinase family protein, whose amino-acid sequence MRNYVIALYIRLSVEDFKTESLSIPNQKLILREKAMSLPEWDNSEILEFIDNGHTGTNFERPAVQELLTMVQAGKINCIIVKDLSRFGRNSIETGYFIERVFPLYHTRFISVSDDFDTANFKGDTGGIDIAFKYLISECYSRDMSMKTKSAKYAKMRRGEYQSVICPYGYRKSADGRMEPDEDVAPNVQMIFQWASEGNTAAEITRKLYAMNIPTPGEYRKLKGKDYYNVSRTNGVWSTSTVLRILEDQRYIGTYVIGKRKVKEIGSRHTQLKDESEWFKIPNHHPAIVSVDLFEKANASIKRFSLSNKKPRDYLLRGKVFCGCCDHAMALRNDAWFYCRHSEVAETLPCHGVRIKMADLEQVVFETIRAQMCPALGIDSNKDKLDLQTVQQAEHEEKLRSIQDSKRHLYEQYALGEIDLETYRTRKAVYDTELVQAKNVHAVITAQTKRIKSDYEIKLKQQEIVQEVGNANMLTKALIDRLINKVYVFPGDRIEIEYATQDFLETKESEKEV is encoded by the coding sequence CTTTCTGTGGAAGATTTCAAAACCGAAAGTTTGAGCATACCAAATCAAAAACTGATTCTTCGTGAAAAAGCTATGTCTCTGCCGGAATGGGATAATAGTGAGATTTTGGAATTTATTGACAACGGTCATACAGGGACAAACTTTGAGCGTCCGGCGGTGCAGGAACTTTTAACAATGGTTCAGGCCGGAAAGATCAACTGTATTATTGTAAAAGACCTTTCCCGATTTGGACGTAACAGCATTGAAACCGGCTATTTTATTGAGCGGGTATTTCCTCTTTACCACACCCGTTTTATTTCCGTCAGTGATGATTTTGACACAGCTAATTTCAAAGGTGATACCGGAGGGATTGATATTGCTTTCAAGTATCTTATTAGCGAGTGTTATAGCCGAGATATGTCCATGAAAACCAAAAGTGCAAAATACGCGAAGATGCGTCGTGGGGAATATCAGAGTGTCATCTGTCCTTACGGCTATCGCAAGAGTGCAGACGGACGTATGGAACCGGACGAGGATGTTGCCCCGAATGTGCAGATGATATTTCAATGGGCGTCTGAAGGCAACACCGCAGCCGAGATCACAAGAAAACTGTATGCCATGAATATCCCCACCCCTGGGGAATATCGCAAACTTAAAGGCAAGGACTATTACAATGTTTCCCGAACAAACGGCGTTTGGAGTACATCAACGGTCCTGCGTATTTTAGAAGATCAAAGATATATCGGTACCTATGTAATTGGCAAGAGAAAGGTAAAAGAGATTGGCAGCCGACATACACAGTTAAAGGATGAAAGTGAGTGGTTCAAAATACCGAACCATCATCCGGCTATTGTAAGTGTGGATTTATTTGAGAAAGCCAATGCTTCTATTAAACGTTTCTCTCTGTCAAATAAAAAGCCGCGTGATTATCTGCTCCGTGGTAAGGTATTCTGTGGATGCTGCGATCATGCAATGGCTCTACGAAATGATGCGTGGTTTTATTGCCGTCATTCCGAGGTGGCTGAAACGCTTCCTTGTCATGGTGTGCGCATAAAGATGGCAGATCTGGAGCAGGTTGTATTTGAAACAATTCGGGCTCAAATGTGTCCGGCATTGGGAATTGATAGCAATAAGGATAAATTGGATTTGCAGACAGTCCAGCAGGCCGAACATGAAGAAAAACTCCGTTCTATTCAAGACAGCAAGCGGCATCTTTATGAGCAGTATGCACTCGGAGAGATTGATTTGGAAACCTATCGAACACGAAAAGCGGTTTATGACACGGAACTGGTACAAGCCAAAAATGTTCATGCTGTCATCACTGCACAGACAAAGCGGATAAAAAGTGATTATGAGATTAAGCTGAAACAACAGGAAATTGTGCAGGAAGTCGGAAACGCCAACATGCTGACAAAAGCTCTGATTGACCGGCTTATCAACAAAGTTTACGTCTTTCCAGGAGATCGGATTGAGATTGAATATGCAACACAGGATTTCTTAGAAACTAAGGAATCCGAAAAGGAAGTATAA
- a CDS encoding helix-turn-helix domain-containing protein: MAIGERIHFFRLLRGMTQKYLGTAVGFPERSADVRLAQYETGSRKPKADLTAALAQVLEVSPQALDVPDIDSYIGLMHTLFTLEDIYGLTVSEADGEVCLKVNKDKGKDAAELSKMLCAWKEQADKLSSEEISREEYDNWRYHYPKFDTTQIWAKVPSKELSDTLAEAFKEQLKPDK, encoded by the coding sequence ATGGCTATTGGCGAAAGAATACATTTTTTCAGACTCTTGCGTGGTATGACGCAAAAATATCTTGGTACGGCTGTCGGCTTTCCCGAACGGAGCGCAGATGTGCGTCTGGCACAATACGAAACTGGCTCCCGTAAACCAAAAGCAGACTTAACGGCTGCACTGGCACAGGTGCTTGAGGTTTCCCCGCAAGCTCTTGATGTTCCCGACATTGACAGCTACATCGGTCTTATGCATACCTTATTTACCCTTGAAGATATTTACGGTCTTACCGTCAGCGAAGCAGACGGAGAAGTCTGTCTGAAAGTCAACAAGGACAAAGGTAAGGACGCTGCCGAGTTATCAAAAATGCTCTGTGCTTGGAAAGAACAGGCAGACAAGCTATCTTCCGAGGAAATCAGCAGGGAAGAATACGACAACTGGCGTTATCACTATCCGAAATTCGATACCACACAAATCTGGGCGAAAGTTCCCTCAAAAGAATTAAGCGACACATTAGCCGAAGCATTCAAAGAGCAACTCAAACCCGATAAATAA